Genomic window (Zingiber officinale cultivar Zhangliang chromosome 2B, Zo_v1.1, whole genome shotgun sequence):
ctgaaaagaaaatttaaatcaattaatttcATGATACATTCATTCATGTGTGATACGattggtaatggaggggcccaaagaagaaagaattaGAGGAGTCAAAAGCCAGGTGGCGGTCAAAAGTTAAGAGGAGGTGGCAGTCAATAATCATGACGACTTGGCGGTCGGAAAATCAGGTGGAGGGGGCAGTCAGAGCCCAACCTGGGGGGTAGCCAAAGGTCAGACAAACTTGTTGATCGTGAGAGAAGATGTAGGAGGAAACAaattgggatcggcagagccaggaggaagcaaatCGGGATCGGCGgagccaggaggaagcaaatCGGGATCGACGgagccaggaggaagcaaattggGATCGACAGAACTAGGAGGAAGTAAATCGGGATTGACTCCCCaacaaattgatttttttttctcttcactGTTTATGCTGACGAACACTTTCTGACATTTTTAaacattttatattttaaattattctttTGTCACGTTTGGTCCTCAtcgctgttttttttttctgcttaattattattattattcgatAATTCATTTTCACTGTTGGGATGGAAAATGTACAGCTATACTCGCACCATGACCCAGAACCGTTCGATGCCCATCGGACGTTCGTTAACGTGCCACAACAGGTGCGAGGTCTCAGATTACGACCGAGTCGACGTCCGGGAGAACCCAACCGTGATTGACCGGGCCGATCGCAGTGACCTGCTCGAGCCGGTTCAGCAAGCACGCCGACGTGTCCAGCGTCGGAAGGAAGTAGCTTCCCTGGACGCCTGGGAGCGGCGGATCTTCGGCTCGGTTCTCCTCCGCACCGCCACCGACCGAGGCGCCGGTCAACTGGTGGACAAGATGGCGGAAGTTG
Coding sequences:
- the LOC122048663 gene encoding calmodulin-binding protein 25-like codes for the protein MAEELRPWASGSISEAAFARENDALTRALRMSLFSGTSSVAVPSPDFLSFDTSSPFLLPLPIDVAQLPHLLDPPFAQIGKKRKSRPCKRSPTTYVAADPANFRHLVHQLTGASVGGGAEENRAEDPPLPGVQGSYFLPTLDTSACLLNRLEQKVFVSINSEEKKKSICWGVNPDLLPPSSVDPNLLPPGSVDPDLLPPGSADPDLLPPGSADPNLFPPTSSLTINKFV